GCTCGCATCCTCGTGGTTCACGATCGACATGATGAAAAGGCTCGTGGTGTATTGCCGAACTATGTAGAAAACGACGATGTCAGGAAAAAGAAAGCCTTTTGGATCGACTGGAGCAAGGTCCCTTTCGAGAAGCGTGCAAAATTGCTTGAACAGCTTCGCCTTGACCCATGGGATATGTGGCATCGAAAATCAGTTGTCATCGATATCAAAGGAAAGCTTGAAGGAGAAAATTTACTGCTTGAAAATTATCAACTTGTTGAACATGCGGGAGAACTTTTTTCATTCGATGATTTCAAATCGTATGAAGGGATGCAAGGAATGTTGCCTTTTGAGATCGCTGAAAATAGCACTTTTGGGCCACGTCAAACGCGGAATAATTATCTAACCAGAATCACGAAACGCAATAATGCTCAGCAGGCTTTGGTGATTGCAGGTGAGTTTGCGGATCAAAACCCCGAGCGTACGAAAAGTACATTAGCAGTTCTCTCGAGCGCTCTTCTTGCGAGAGATGTTGTTGAGGGAACGTATCCTATTGTTTTTATTCAGGCTGAAAAAGATACGCCAACCTTTACTCTTTATAAAAAAGATAAGAAGAATGATGGAAATTGGGAAGATCGCGGCAGTGGTCCTCTTCTTCGATCGATCCTTTCCAAGAAATATGTAGAAGAACGAATTATAAAATCAGAAAAAAATCAGCTTATTATTGCTGGAAACCCTACTGATCCAGAAACACGCCGATTGCTCGGGTATACTTTGAGAGCTTATACGAAGAGCGACCTCCGTGTACAACCAGCTGCTGGTGTTGATGCTGAGCCTGTTCAAGAAGTTTACTTTCTCTCTCTCTCTCTTCTTAAAAAGGAAGGTCCTTTTGTGTTTATGAGGGATCGAGAATCTGGAACCGAAGCAGCAAGAATTGCTGCTATTGATATCGCAACAGTTACGCAAAAAGGTTTTCCTCTTGTTTTTAATGTAGATAGTTCTCCTGGAGAACAACGCGCCCTTGTGCTTCTCGATCCCAATAAAGCACTCGTTACAGAAGCAGAGTTGGGAGATCAAACGCCGCTCATCCCCGCAAAAGATAAAATTCAAACAACGTCTTATGTCGTTGACAGGTCAGTTCATTCGAGTTCTTCACGAAGAGTGATGACGTCTCCTGATGACTCAGCGCCTGCTGCTCCATCTGCTCCTCCACCACAAGCAGCACCAAAAAAAACTCCTAAAGCACCTCCACCTCCTGCGGAAGAAAAAGATGATGAAACTGATGCCCTACCAATAGAGCCAGGAAAAAGCATTGCGATTGAAGATCGCGGGGTTTTAGAGGGCGAAGGAGCTGAAGAAAAAAAGCCTGCTGTGCCAAGTGATCTTTATCATTGGGCTGGTGATGAGGTAAAAAAAGATATTCTCAAGCGTCTTCTTGAGCCAAATCGATCAAAGCTTGCAGCATTGGTAAAAAAATTAAGGATAGAACGAAACGCAAAACTGCGTGTGATTGTAACGCTTTCACGCATCCAGGGGAACAATCAGAATGTGCATGCCACCATCAAAGCTGATACAACACGTGCAAAAAATGGTACACAACCTCAAACGCATGGTACCTATTTTGAAGGGATGGATCGAACGAGGGCAAAAAGACTTTTCAGTGCGATTGAAAACGGAGAATATACACTTCCGGTAACAGCAGGTGAGATAGCGCAATGGTTTCGTCCAGAAGAGGGATTGAGTGATGAAAAACGGAGTTTTGCAATTGAGGTTGAACTCTCTGTCGCAGAAGGTGGGAAGAAGAGAAATAAAGTACGAAAGAAATCTTCAACAAAAGGTGTAGTTGACTTCAACGAAACAGAAGCGGAGCAACCATAAACGAATCGTCAAAAAAATGACAGTATTTCAATTCCTTAGCAGTCTCCCGAAAAACAACCTTTCATTTTGAGAAAAATTCGCGTAACCTCTAGAAATATCGAGGAGTCTTTTTCATAAAAAAGCTATGGAAACCACGTGGAGCGTCAATCCTTCGTCACTTGGAACCTTAAATAGTGACGAACTCAAGCAAGTGGCCTCTTCTTTGGCTGAACGCGTCGAGCGACTCGAGCGGCTGGTGCAGGTCATCTCGCGTGGCAAGTATATGTGGGAATCAACTTTCGATGCGATTACGTTACCGGTTCAAATCGTGACCGAAGAATACGAAATTCAACGTGCCAATGTGAGCTGTGCAGAAGTGGGTGGGGGCGATATCGTGAACTTTACAGGTCATCACTGCTATGAAGTTTTCGCAGGTCGCAAAACCCCCTGCGGTGGCTGCCCTTTGCAAGAATCGCTTCGAAAAAATACCACGGTGAATTCCATTCTTTCGGATGAAATCCACGGACGCCATTTTCAAGTTTCTGCTTATCCCTATGTGCATGATGCGACGACCGGCAAACGATCGGTCATTCTCTCCTATCGTGATGTGACCGAAGAACAGCGTCTTCAGCAGGAGATCGTGCAGCAAGAAAAGATGGCAGCAATCGGAATGCTCGCCGGTGGTGTGGCGCATGAAATCAACAATCCACTCGGTGGCATTGTTGCCTTCACGCAACTTATCCTTCGCAATGTAAAAAAAGAAGACGATCAATTAAAAAGCGATTTGAAAGAGATTGAAGGAGCGGCCATGCGTTGCAAACGCATTGTGGCTGATCTTCTCGAATTTTCGAGAGTTTCAAAAGAACGAAAAAAACTGATGTGCCATTTAAAAGATGTTTTTGAAAAAGTGATTCCGTTTGTGCATGCTGAGATGAAAAATTTAAACATTCATTTTGAACTCCATGCTGAAGAAAATCTTCCTGCCATTGCTGCAGAATCGGATCGGCTTCAACAAGTTTTTTTAAATCTTCTGACCAATGCCTGTCATGCGATGCCCAAAGGTGGAAGTCTAACGGTCGATATGCGAACGTCCTCTTCCAAAAATGATGTCGTGGTCAGTGTGATTGATACCGGTGAAGGAATTGCAGCAGAACATCTTTCCAAAATATTTGATCCGTTTTTTACAACCAAAGATCCCGGGAAGGGGACTGGGTTAGGACTTTCTATTTGCTATCGCATTATTCGTGAGCATGGCGGATCCATTGATGTCGAGAGTGAGCTTGGCAAGGGGACAACGTTCCGGATGACGCTTCCCAAAGCGGTCTCTGTCTAAGGAGGTTGTATGTCGCGCATTTTGGTAGTTGATGATGAAGCTTCGATCCGAAAAGCGCTTGAGCGTTTTTTGCGAGAGTTGGGGCATGAAGTTTTTGTGGCGGCTGATGGCGAGGAGGCGCTTCATATTCTTCAAACCGAAACGCTCGATTTGGCGCTCGTTGATCTGGTGATGCCGAAGATCGATGGCATCGAACTCATTCGACGTTTGAAGCAGCACGATCCAAATATTGTGGCGATCGTCCTGACCGGTTTTGGAACGATCACCTCTGCGGTCGAAGCCATGCGTGCTGGCGCGTATCATTATCTGACGAAGCCGTTTGAGCTTGATGATATTGCTTCGCTCATTTCATTGGCACTTGATCATCGTGAACTCAAACAAGAAAATCGTCGCCTCAAAAGCCAACTTCATGGTCGATATCGATTTGAAAATATCATTGGGACCAACGAAGGCTTAGGTCCTGTTTTTGATATGATCGAACGGGTTTCAGAAACTGATAGCACCGTGTTGATTTTAGGTGAAAGTGGAACCGGAAAAGAACTGATTGCTCGAGCCATTCATTATAATAGTCCGCGTCGAGATAAATCTTTGGTGACCGTAAACTGCGCTGCGATTCCTGAAGATCTTTTAGAGTCGGAACTTTTTGGACATGTGCGAGGCGCTTTTACGGGTGCGGTGCAAACTCGACCCGGAAGATTTGATGCAGCTCATCACGGGAGTATTTTTCTCGATGAAATTGGAGATATGAGTTTAAAGCTTCAGGTGAAACTCCTTCGTGTTCTTCAAGAGCACCGATTTGAACCTGTTGGTTCGAATAAAACGCACCAAGTTGATGTTCGAATTATTGCTGCCACCAATCAAGATTTAGAAAAAGCGGTCAATGAGGGACGTTTTCGCGAAGATCTTTATTATCGCTTACATGTCATTCCCATTCGTGTCCCACCCTTGCGGGAACGGCTCGCTGATGTTCCACTTCTTGCGGAACATTTTATGAAAAAATTTAATAAGGCAAATAATCATCATGTCAGAGGTCTTTCCTCTGATGCTCTTGATGCCATGATGAATTATGCATGGCCCGGAAATGTACGTGAGTTAGAGAATGTGATTGAACGCGCAGTGGTGTTACAACACGATGGAGAAATTCAAGCAAAAACCCTTGAGGAGAAATTGCGGCAACCAAAAGTTTTGGGAGAACGAAAAGATGCAACCACGGCAGCGCATGTGGGGATTCGTATTCCCGATGAAGGCATTTCATTTAAACACGCAGTTGCGGATTTTGAAGCCCAATTGATTCTACAAGCCTTGGAAAAAACAGGTGGGAATAAAAATCAAGCAGCATCACTTTTAAAATTAAATCGAACGACACTTGTCGAAAAAATTAAAAAGCAACAACTTGAAAAACGAACGACGGGATAATGATGACGAAGATAACCGATTTACTTATTGTGGATGATGACGAAACGCTTGTCCGTGTTTTTGAACGTCTGGCGCGCGAGCGGGGATGGAGCTATCAGATTGCTCGTGGCGGAGATGAAGCAGTTCAAAAATTAGGAAAGAATGTTTTTGCCGTCGCGCTTCTTGACATGAAACTTCCCGGGTATTCTGGTCTTCAGGTGCTGGAATATATCAAAAAAAATAAAATCCCTACTGAAGTTCTGATGATTACAGGTGGTGGCTCCGTTGAAGCGGCTGTTTCTGCGATGAAGCAAGGAGCTTATGATTTTCTGACCAAACCTTTCGATAATATTGAGCGAATCGCACTTGTGATCCAGAAAGCACACGAACGTTATGAGATGACGCAAAAATTAACGCAGCTCGAGCGACAACATTCCGGTTCGACTTCCTATGAAGATATCATTGGGAAAAGTAAAAAAATGCAGGAAATTTTTTCGACGATCGATGCTATAGCCAGTACAGATTCTACAGTTCTGATCTATGGGGAAAGTGGGACCGGAAAAGAACTCATTGCTCATGCGATTCAGCGGCGATCGAAACGAACGGAAAATCCCTTTGTCATTATTAACTGTGCGGCCATCCCCGCAAATTTATTAGAGTCTGAATTTTTTGGACATCGAAAAGGCTCTTTTACGGGAGCTATTGCTGACCGAAAGGGACTTTTTGAAGAAGCAGATAAGGGGACTGTTTTTCTTGATGAAATTGGAGAACTTCCTCTTCCCCTTCAAGTCAAAATTCTTCGTGTTCTTCAAGAAGGTGAGTTGCGACCCATTGGAGAGACTGATGTTCGTAAAGTAGAAGTACGTGTCATAGCCGCGACAAATCGTGATTTGCCGATGCTCGTAAAAAAAGGAGAGTTTCGCGAAGATCTTTATTATCGGCTCAATGTGATTAATCTTTTTATTCCTCCTTTACGTGAGCGTGCCGAGGATATTCCTCTGCTTGCCTATCATTTTTTGGAAAAATGTTCGAAGCGCTCAAAGAAAAAGATCGAAAAAATATCAGTTGATACGCTTCAAGCGCTTCAAAATTATTCGTGGAGTGGCAATGTTCGAGAGCTTGAAAACGTCATCGAGCGGGGAGTGGTGATGGCCAAAGAAGATATTCTCCAAGCTCAAGATCTTCCCGCAAAAATTTTAGGAGAATCTTTTTATGTCGATGGAGAAGTCATGGATGCTGATCTCTCGGATCTTGAATATCAAAAGGCCAAAGGGAGAGCGCTTGGATCGTTTAATCGAGCCTATATTGGGAACTTATTGCGACTTACGCATGGCAATGTTTCTACCGCTTCTGAAAAAGCAGGAATGGATCGAAGTAATTTTAAAAAACTGATTAAGCGATACAACATTAATATTGATGAATATCGTCATTCATCACGAAAATAGGAAGGGGCTCTATGAAGGATGCTACGATTGTCATTGCTTCTGCGGGGAAAAATCCTCCCATTACTATTTTCAAAGCGCTTGAAAAAGTAGGCTGGAAGACCGTGAAGATTTCGATCAAGAATCTTGAACCGACGCTGACCTCTTCTTCTCCGGATTGCGTGATTGTGATGCTCGAGGAAAACGATCGCGATCTTATTCTTCGTGTGCTCGAAACGATGAAATTTTATGATGATAATCTTCCTCTGCTTGCGGTGTCCGAATCTCAATCGCTGGAAGATGCCGTGAATGTGATGAAAGCGGGCGCTTACGATTATTTTTCGATCCCCATTGATCATGAAAAGTTGCGCCATTCGGTTTCGAATGCCGTGAGACTGTATAAACTGACCAAGCGAGTTTTTCTTCTGGAAAGTCAGATGGGATGGCGTGGTCGTTTTGATGATATCATTGGCCAAAGTTCAAAGATGCAAGAGATCTTTGGAATGGTGCAAATGGTGTCAAAAAGTAATGCCACGGTTTTAATTCAGGGTGAAAGTGGAACGGGGAAAGAGCTTATTGCCAAAGCTATTCATCGGCATAGCGATCGCGAGAAGAAAATATTTCTCGACATTAATTGTGGCGCGATCCCGCGCGAGCTTCTTGAAAATGAAATGTTTGGACATGAACGAGGTTCTTATACCGGAGCGGATCGGCGTTATATTGGAAGTATTGAACGAGCGCATGGAGGAACTCTTTTCCTCGACGAAATTAGCGAGATGGATATGTCGCTACAGGTGAAGCTCTTGCGATTTTTACAAGAACGGACCTTAAATCGCATCGGGGGCAATGAACAAATTTCAGTCGATGTGCGCATTGTGACGGCGACGAATCGCAATTTGGTGAAAGAAGTGGAAGAGGGACGTTTTCGTGAAGATCTCTTTTATCGATTAAATGTGGTTCCGATTAATCTTCCTCCACTTCGAGATCGACGTGAAGATATTCCAGTGCTTGCCAAATCTTTTCTCGAAAAATATTCTATGAAAAATGAAAAAATCTTTCTCGATTTTGCTCCCCAGGCCATGGAAGCGTTGCTTGCGTATGACTGGCCGGGAAATGTGAGAGAACTTGAGAATGTGATTGAGCGCGTTGTTGTTCTGAATAACGATAGTCGTGTAAAGCTTGCGCATTTTCCAGCGCAAATTCAAACCACACGCAAAAAAGCAACCATGCAGTCCTCATTTACAGATGTGATGCCAATTGATATGGAAAAGATCCTCCCCTTGGAGCTTGTGGAGAAATATGCTATTGAAGCGGCGCTCCAACGTTGCTTGGGAAATGTAGGCGAAGCCGCTGGAAAACTCAAAATTGGTCAGGCAACATTATATAGGAAGATTAAACAGTATGGCTTACGAGTTTAGAAGCTAGTTGAAATGAACTTATGTCATCCCCGCGCAGGCGGGGATCTCATGAGATTCCCGCTTTCGCGGGAATGACAACAGATTATTCCGGCGCTAAAGAAGAGGAGAGGATATGAATATCAAAGTTGAATCGTTAGGAGATGTTTCGGTCGTGAAATGCGGTGGCAATCTCGATGCTGACTCTGTGGCCGTTTTTAAAAAGATAACTTCAGAGCTCGTCAATCAAGGATCTGTGCGATTGGTCGTGGACTGTTCATTGCTCAAGTTTATCGACAGTATGGGGCTCGGCGCTATGATTTCATTGCTGCGTCGTGTTCGGAGTCGCGATGGCGATGTTAAAGTTTCTGCTTTGAATGCAGATGTGAAAGCGATTTTTGAGATTACCCGTTTGCATCGGCTCTTTGAAGTTTGCACTGATGCAAAAGCCGCATGCAAATCATTTAAAGGATAGACCCTATGGTCTATCGTCATTTCACCGTCTCCGTTACGATCGGGAGCGACACGCGCTACCTCTCATTTCTTCGTGATTTGGTGAAGTCCTCTGCGCGGCTTGTCGGAAGAAAAGCATTCCCTCGCGCACTCGAACGACCGCTCAGTTTAGCCTTGATCGAGGCAGTCAATAATGCCATCTTTCATGCCCATCACGGGCGACGGAGTGAACCGATTCAGGTGATGATGAAGATACGACCCAAGTGGGTTGCAGTAGAAGTCGAAGATTCTGGACGAGGACTCTCTCGCAAGAAATTAAAGGGGCGCGCGCCCCACGAGCTGGAAACGCATGGACGTGGCCTCTTTCTCATTCGGCAATTAGTAGATTCGGTTCAATCACGCCGACGAGAGAATCGTCATGTCTTAAAAATGATGTGTTGGAAGAAAACTCATGTCTGAAAATCAAACAAAAGCGCTCGAAGTCATCCATCGTTTAAGCACAGCGATTGCGGAAGCGACGGAGCTGACACAAGTTTATGACTTGATTCTGGATCAAGTCATTGAACTTCTTCACGTCGAAAAAGCGTCGGTCATGATCTATGATCCTTCGCTTGACGCTCTTCGTGTCGTTGCTGCTCGTGGCATGTCGCGTGAAGTGATGGAGAAAGCGATTGTGCGAGTGGGTGAAGGAATCAGTGGAAAAGTCTTTGCGCGTCACGAACCGCTTCTCGTCGATGATATCCGAGGTGAAACCTTGGGGCCGAAACGTGATCGCTATCGCACGCATTCGCTGATGTCAGCGCCAGTGACTTGTTTCCCGATGAAAATGGGAAAAGAAACGTTAGGCGTTATTAATGTGACAGATCGTTCGAATGGAAAAGATTTTACGCAAGAAGATTTGCAATTGCTCATGACTATTTCAAATCAAGCAGCTTCTTATTTACATGTCTGTCAACTTCTTGAAAAAATTCAATCGGGCGAACGTTTACGACAACAAGTGGAGATTGCGCGACATATTCAATATCGACTTTTGCCGGGTGATCCTCCTGCCATCGATGGTCTTGATATTGCCGGACAGCTTGTGACCGCAGATCGTGTTGGAGGAGATTATTACGATTACTATATGCTTCGTGAAAGTCGTCCGGGGTTTATCATTGCGGATGTTTCAGGACATTCAGTAGGCGCTGCTATGATTATGGCTGCGTTTCGAGCTGCAGTGAAGTCACAGCAAGATGCAGATTTTTCGCCAGCGAC
This Deltaproteobacteria bacterium RIFCSPHIGHO2_02_FULL_44_16 DNA region includes the following protein-coding sequences:
- a CDS encoding Fis family transcriptional regulator, whose product is MSRILVVDDEASIRKALERFLRELGHEVFVAADGEEALHILQTETLDLALVDLVMPKIDGIELIRRLKQHDPNIVAIVLTGFGTITSAVEAMRAGAYHYLTKPFELDDIASLISLALDHRELKQENRRLKSQLHGRYRFENIIGTNEGLGPVFDMIERVSETDSTVLILGESGTGKELIARAIHYNSPRRDKSLVTVNCAAIPEDLLESELFGHVRGAFTGAVQTRPGRFDAAHHGSIFLDEIGDMSLKLQVKLLRVLQEHRFEPVGSNKTHQVDVRIIAATNQDLEKAVNEGRFREDLYYRLHVIPIRVPPLRERLADVPLLAEHFMKKFNKANNHHVRGLSSDALDAMMNYAWPGNVRELENVIERAVVLQHDGEIQAKTLEEKLRQPKVLGERKDATTAAHVGIRIPDEGISFKHAVADFEAQLILQALEKTGGNKNQAASLLKLNRTTLVEKIKKQQLEKRTTG